The Cloeon dipterum chromosome 3, ieCloDipt1.1, whole genome shotgun sequence genome includes a region encoding these proteins:
- the Cad88C gene encoding cadherin-23 isoform X3 has protein sequence MMLAHCWRALLLTLLGSALTLALQNNRPPRFIIDGQTEIVLRLKEGTPAGSLIYRLRGFDPDGDSLTFGVREHAGQEILSIKRVNDYEAHIYLKKELDRELRDEYALVLTLTDGRLGDGNFITQSLLIIVEDVNDNAPIFKPYQPSITVREDSPPQVLAELEATDLDEGPYGQVVFSLGEQDGEEGMFSVSTVNGKGVVRLVGQLDYEKKFLYQLRVLARDRSNNERVNTGTAALLIRVQDVEDQPPEFVVVPPVTRISEDTRLNSPVLKVKAVDGDRGVNNKISYAITRGGAGIFGIDSNTGIVYNLRPLDREDPKNSNGAYILEITAKEESRTLSAAPTAKTEVTIMVMDVNDEAPRFRSAAYVCEVNEGSQANSPLTFLGNTKPEVFDHDQGNNGTFQLFLNGDKGVFEVTPREGVNEASFLIRVKNPAMLDYEQVKTMNFTLVAKETVPNNPKYSSVPVTVFIRDVNDNFPEFTESIYEVSVPENSRMGTTVAWIQAMDDDSGNFGTQGIRYTSVGGSSSEILHLDAITGVITIKSNDISFDRELISRHYLTVEARDDLGRGNRNTVQLTLNILDVNDNAPVFTQDKYEAKLMENSDDFNPPLFIEAYDDDLNGTGNSDVFYTIVAGNALRNFTIDPVTGRVRPSSPIDFEKLPGSSKNGVRAMNLVIRAQDRGEPKPLYSEVSLTVYVQDVNDHAPRFEKLHYVTSIPEDFAGGSSVIQVNAYDMDGSPPNNAIAYRLMSGAGDKFVIDSETGSITVAHGASLDPDKTDPKTDLYALKVLAIDGGLGKEQKSTEVMVEVQIEDVNNKAPQFLDPGTISVKENVPVGEDIYRVRAVDLDAKSVLRYYIDAAKSEARNEEGIRVKQSDYNYTAVFELSSLDGILKVVRNLDREKVDLIRLALKVEDLAAARDVQIATAYLTILVEDVNDNNPKFRLPYYQRSITENSKIGVVIMHVTADDADKNRTIRYTIEGPETDLISLDPETGELHVGSKIDREVHSWINVTIRATDNGSPPRYSFTECYIQVLDENDNNPFFVGDIVNITVREDAPIGTEIARLEARDADVGDFGKITYLLDRISSGGKFQINPDTGVLNVSEVLNREERNFYTLIIEAWDNYHFGYLSGESRNAFKQIGVHIVDVNDEAPEFEVFDGCASITEFHPIGELITVVKAHDKDDPTTPNGRMVFSIVGGNDFGLFNIENLDFSSAKITASKPLKTLYGNYTLIVRAQDLGIPPNDATTEVRVCVTDFNDNAPHFLTPPHNYTVIIPENATIGTPVIEVHAVDGDIGANGAVRYRLKQDSLGHWRTFEIDHVTGSVSLKELLDRERQKIYEIRVEAYDLGIPTPLSSDLDLMIYVRDVNDFEPQFVKDEVSVNFTEHSLPGEEHARLPDTIDRDEIDLLDGPPPPVCYFIAGGESADKFHLDAYSHELTVVKDLDREAQDKHELLIRATENCQEASSITPAVADSNSNNSLLRVVVNVNDVNDNAPKFVKHVFTGGFTTETDYGTEFMRIKAIDLDAPEHGNISYYLSGNVKMSLSEGLEHVKRSPFVVDRSTGGVILNFDPQRGMKGYFEFMVIANDTDGLQDKAIALVYLLREDQRVRFVLRQHPAEVREKIDKFRDILGNVTGAIVNADDYKVHVNSDGTVDKTRTDLYLHLVDKRNNSIMDVAEALRRVDLNIEKLDALFKEFNVLDTQPAEAQALRAEPENMLLFYFFFATVFLSILLIMTLSLCMVQRTRYRRQIKAATVNAFGANPGARLSVRASRVPNTNMHSTEGSNPMWMQAYENEWYKSDEEVEHGSTEQASEQDSLDDNAITSEETCGESHDGADSTPPVTRANNKQNIFFGKERVLSSGIMVTQQESSSVLKENNDVIRGTFHQNLYTHFEKLNSPFGRKLETTEL, from the exons ATGATGCTTGCTCACTGTTGGCGGGCGTTGCTGCTGACTCTCCTGGGGTCTGCACTCACCCTGGCCCTTCAGAACAACCGCCCGCCCAGGTTTATTATCGATGGCCAAACGGAAATCGTTCTGCGACTCAAAGAAGGAACACCAGCAG GGAGCCTAATTTACCGCCTCCGCGGGTTTGATCCTGACGGAGACTCGCTCACATTCGGAGTAAGAGAACATGCTGGTCAAGAAATTTTAAGCATAAAGCGCGTGAATGACTATGAAGCGCACATTTATCTGAAAAAGGAGCTGGATCGCGAG ctGAGGGACGAGTACGCCCTCGTTTTAACCCTGACCGATGGCCGATTGGGCGATGGAAATTTCATTACGCAGAGCTTACTCATCATTGTTGAGGACGTCAACGACAATGCGCCCATTTTCAAGCCATACCAGCCGTCCATCACCGTTCGAGAGGACAGTCCACCTCAAGTTCTCGCCGAACTGGAGGCCACCGACCTGGACGAAGGCCCTTATGGACAG gttGTATTTTCGCTTGGAGAGCAAGACGGTGAGGAAGGCATGTTTTCCGTCTCCACCGTGAACGGAAAGGGAGTTGTCCGGTTGGTCGGGCAGCTTGACTACGAGAAGAAGTTTCTGTATCAACTGCGAGTCCTAGCGAGGGACAGATCAAACAATGAGCGA gTGAATACTGGCACTGCTGCCTTGCTAATCAGGGTGCAAGATGTCGAGGATCAGCCTCCAGAGTTCGTGGTAGTACCGCCGGTTACCAGAATCAGCGAGGACACGCGCCTGAATTCACCAGTGCTCAAAG tgaaAGCCGTGGATGGAGATCGCGGTGTGAACAACAAAATCAGCTACGCGATAACCAGAGGCGGTGCAGGCATCTTCGGCATCGACTCCAACACGGGAATCGTGTACAATCTGCGGCCTCTGGACAGGGAGGATCCCAAGAATAGCAACGGCGCCTACATTTTGGAGATAACT GCCAAAGAGGAGTCCCGGACTTTGTCAGCGGCGCCCACTGCCAAAACGGAGGTCACCATCATGGTTATGGACGTAAATGACGAGGCACCACGCTTCAGAAGCGCCGCTTACGTTTGCGAGGTGAATGAAGGTTCACAAGCAAACTCGCCTCTCACCTTTCTGGGAAACACCAAGCCGGAGGTGTTCGACCACGATCag GGAAATAACGGCACCTTCCAGCTGTTTTTGAACGGTGACAAAGGGGTTTTCGAAGTCACCCCTAGGGAAGGAGTAAACGAGGCTTCGTTTTTAATTAGGGTTAAAAACCCAGCCATGCTCGACTATGAGCAAGTGAAAA ccATGAATTTCACGCTTGTTGCCAAAGAAACTGTGCCAAATAATCCAAAATATAGTTCTGTGCCTGTCACCGTCTTCATTCGGGACGTGAATGATAATTTCCCCGAGTTCACCGAGTCAATATACGAg GTCTCCGTGCCAGAGAACTCAAGAATGGGCACGACGGTGGCCTGGATTCAAGCCATGGATGACGACTCGGGCAATTTTGGCACCCAGGGCATCAGGTACACCAGCGTCGGAGGATCGTCGTCGGAAAT TTTACACCTGGATGCCATCACTGGCGTAATTACCATCAAGTCTAATGACATCTCCTTTGACCGTGAATTGATCTCGAGGCACTACCTGACCGTGGAGGCACGTGACGATCTCGGCAGAGGAAACAG AAACACGGTGCAACTAACTCTGAATATATTGGACGTGAACGACAATGCACCCGTGTTCACGCAAGACAAGTACGAAGCCAAGCTGATGGAAAATAGCGATGATTTCAACCCTCCGCTTTTCATTGAGGCTTACGACGATGATCTCAAcg GAACTGGGAATAGTGACGTTTTCTATACAATAGTCGCGGGCAATGCCTTGCGAAACTTCACGATCGACCCCGTGACTGGCAGGGTCCGCCCCTCATCTccgattgattttgaaaaactgcctGGCTCGAGTAAAAACGGCGTCAGGGCAATGAACCTGGTGATCAGGGCACAGGACAGGGGCGAGCCTAAACCTCTTTACTCGGAGGTGTCACTGACGGTGTACGTCCAGGACGTGAACGATCACGCACCACGCTTCGAAAAATTGCACTACGTTACAAGCATACCAGAGGATTTTGCTGGAGGCAGCTCTGTCATTCag GTCAATGCTTACGACATGGACGGCTCTCCTCCCAACAACGCAATCGCCTACCGCCTGATGTCAGGCGCGGGAGACAAATTTGTAATCGATTCTGAAACGGGATCAATCACCGTCGCCCACGGAGCCAGCCTCGACCCTGACAAAACGGACCCAAAAACTGACCTGTACGCCCTGAAAGTCCTGGCCATCGATGGTGGACTGGGAAAGGAGCAAAAGTCAACCGAAGTGATGGTCGAGGTGCAGATCGAGGACGTGAACAACAAGGCGCCGCAGTTCCTTGATCCTGGCACGATTAGCGTCAAGGAAAACGTGCCGGTCGGAGAGGATATTTACCGCGTCAGGGCAGTTGACCTGGACGCCAAGTCGGTGCTCAGGTACTACATCGACGCTGCCAAGAGCGAGGCGCGGAACGAGGAGGGCATCAGGGTCAAACAGTCCGACTACAACTACACGGCGGTGTTTGAACTCAGCTCTTTGGACGGGATTTTGAAGGTGGTCAGAAATTTGGACAGGGAGAAGGTGGACCTCATCAGACTGGCTTTGAAAGTCGAAGATTTGGCCGCGGCAAGGGATGTCCAAATAGCAACAg CTTACTTGACTATTTTGGTCGAAGACGTAAATGACAACAACCCCAAATTCCGATTGCCGTATTACCAACGCTCCATCACGGAGAACAGCAAGATCGGCGTCGTAATAATGCACGTGACGGCGGACGACGCCGACAAAAACCGCACGATCCGGTACACCATCGAAGGTCCAGAAACCGATCTGATTTCTCTAGACCCTGAAACGGGAGAGTTGCACGTGGGGAGTAAGATTGATCGAGAAGTGCATTCGTGGATCAATGTGACCATCAGAGCGACGGACAACGGCTCGCCGCCGAGGTACAGCTTCACCGAGTGCTATATACAG GTTTTGGATGAGAACGACAACAATCCATTTTTCGTCGGCGATATTGTAAACATCACAGTGAGGGAAGACGCACCAATTGGCACAGAAATAGCAAGACTTGAAGCACGGGACGCTGATGTTGGCGATTTCGGCAAAATCACATATTTGTTGGACCGCATTTCCTCTGGG ggaaaattccaaataaatcCCGATACTGGCGTTTTGAACGTGTCTGAGGTTTTGAACAGAGAAGAGAGGAATTTTTACACTTTGATCATCGAGGCTTGGGACAATTACCATTTTGGATACCTCTCTGGAGAGAGCAGAAAcgcatttaaacaaattgg ggTTCACATTGTCGACGTAAATGACGAAGCACCAGAATTTGAAGTATTTGACGGCTGCGCTAGTATCACCGAGTTCCACCCAATCGGCGAGTTAATTACCGTGGTAAAGGCCCACGACAAAGACGACCCAACCACTCCAAATGGCAGAATGGTTTTCTCCATTGTCGGTGGAAATGATTTCG GTCTATTTAACATCGAAAACCTGGACTTCTCGAGTGCTAAAATAACAGCAAGCAAACCCTTGAAAACGCTGTATGGCAATTACACTCTGATCGTGCGTGCCCAAGACTTGGGAATTCCCCCTAACGACGCGACCACCGAAGTTAGGGTGTGCGTCACTGACTTTAATGACAACGCGCCGCATTTTTTGACTCCCCCTCATAACTACACTGTTATAATTCCCGAG aacgCAACAATTGGTACGCCCGTAATTGAGGTGCATGCAGTTGACGGTGACATTGGGGCCAATGGGGCCGTCAGGTACCGCCTGAAGCAAGACTCTTTGGGCCACTGGAGGACCTTTGAAATCGATCACGTGACAGGTTCCGTCAGTCTGAAAGAGCTGCTGGACCGtgaaaggcaaaaaatttatgaa ATTCGCGTGGAAGCATACGACTTGGGCATTCCAACTCCACTCTCGTCTGATTTGGATTTAATGATATACGTCAGAGATGTGAACGATTTTGAGCCACAGTTTGTTAAGGACGAAGTGTCGGTGAATTTCACAG AACACTCACTTCCTGGGGAGGAACACGCTAGGCTGCCGGACACGATAGACAGGGACGAAATCGATCTACTAGATGGGCCGCCGCCACCTGTTTGCTATTTTATTGCAGGCGGAGAGTCGGCGGACAAATTCCATCTCGACGCTTACTCGCACGAACTCACG GTTGTCAAAGATCTGGACCGTGAAGCTCAAGACAAGCATGAGCTTTTGATTCGGGCGACTGAGAATTGTCAAGAGGCATCCTCAATCACACCAGCCGTGGCGGATTCTAATTCGAACAATTCGCTCTTACGCGTGGTTGTGAACGTAAACGACGTGAACGACAATGCACCAAAATTTGTGAAGCACGTCTTCACAGGTGGCTTCACGACAGAAACCGATTACGGCACGGAATTCATGAGAATTAAG GCGATCGACTTGGATGCGCCAGAGCATGGGAACATCAGCTACTACCTCAGCGGAAATGTCAAAATGTCCCTTAGCGAGGGGTTGGAACACGTGAAGCGATCGCCGTTCGTCGTGGACAGATCCACCGGAGGGGTCATCCTCAATTTTGACCCTCAAAGGGGCATGAAAggctattttgaattcatg GTGATTGCAAACGACACGGACGGCCTGCAAGACAAAGCTATTGCCCTCGTGTATTTGCTGAGGGAAGATCAGAGAGTGAGATTTGTTCTGCGTCAACACCCAGCGGAAGTTCGCGAAAAGATCGACAAATTCAGGGa TATTCTGGGCAACGTGACTGGCGCCATTGTGAACGCCGACGATTACAAGGTGCACGTGAACAGCGACGGCACAGTGGACAAAACGAGGACGGACCTCTACCTACACTTGGTGGACAAGAGGAACAACTCGATCATGGACGTTGCGGAGGCCCTCAGAAGAGTCGATCTCAACATAGAAAAGCTTGACGCACTTttcaaa GAATTTAATGTGCTGGACACGCAACCTGCCGAGGCTCAAGCACTCAGGGCGGAACCTGAGAATATGCTTCTCTTCTACTTCTTCTTCGCGACCGTCTTCTTGAGCATCCTGCTGATAATGACGCTGTCGCTCTGCATGGTGCAACGCACTCGATATAGACGGCAGATCAAAGCGGCCACCGTCAACGCTTTCG GTGCGAATCCGGGTGCGAGGCTTTCGGTCAGAGCGAGCAGAGTGCCAAACACAAATATGCACAGCACCGAGGGATCCAATCCTATGTGGATGCAAGCGTACGAAAACGAGTGGTACAAATCCGATGAAGAGGTCGAGCATGGATCTACAGA ACAAGCGTCAGAGCAAGATTCGCTGGATGATAACGCTATCACCTCGGAGGAGACGTGCGGGGAGAGCCACGACGGCGCGGATTCCACGCCGCCAGTCACTCGTGCgaacaacaaacaaaacattttctttggcAAGGAGAGAGTTCT CAGCAGTGGAATTATGGTAACACAGCAAGAGTCCTCGAGTGttctaaaagaaaacaatgatGTGATCAGAGGCACTTTTCACCAGAACCTGTACACTCATTTCGAGAAGCTGAACAGTCCGTTCGGACGCAAGCTCGAAACTACTGAACTTTAA